A stretch of the Clostridiales bacterium genome encodes the following:
- a CDS encoding ABC transporter ATP-binding protein — MKIILCLDRVSHTYHSKLGETLALKDISFCLSDGEFLSIVGPSGCGKTTILSLISGLIKASKGQIVIDGKPVTTTNRDTGYMFQRDHLFEWRTIRQNITLGLEIQKKMTPQNLKMVDELIEKYGLKEFANNYPRSLSGGMRQRVALIRTLATSPKLLLLDEPFSALDFQTRLYVCDDVYKIIKNEKKSVILVTHDISEAISLSDRIIMLTNRPAAIAHEYVLDMQECKTPLERRECKKFGYWFDKIWKDLEKLDKGDL; from the coding sequence ACTTATCATTCAAAACTCGGCGAGACTTTGGCGCTAAAGGATATTAGCTTTTGCCTAAGCGACGGGGAATTTTTGTCTATTGTCGGGCCTTCGGGCTGCGGCAAGACCACAATATTGTCATTGATAAGCGGTTTAATAAAGGCGTCCAAGGGCCAAATTGTCATTGACGGCAAGCCCGTTACCACTACCAACCGCGATACGGGATATATGTTCCAAAGAGACCATTTGTTTGAATGGCGGACCATAAGGCAAAACATAACATTGGGTCTGGAAATACAAAAGAAAATGACTCCCCAAAATCTAAAGATGGTTGATGAATTAATAGAAAAATACGGGCTGAAAGAATTCGCCAATAACTATCCGCGCTCGCTAAGCGGCGGAATGCGTCAAAGGGTGGCGCTTATCCGCACGCTTGCCACCTCGCCCAAGCTGCTGCTTTTGGATGAGCCTTTTTCGGCTTTGGATTTCCAGACACGACTTTATGTTTGCGATGATGTCTATAAAATAATCAAAAACGAAAAAAAGAGCGTAATACTCGTTACGCACGATATAAGCGAGGCTATAAGCCTAAGCGATAGGATTATTATGCTGACCAATAGGCCCGCCGCTATCGCGCATGAATATGTTTTGGATATGCAAGAGTGCAAAACGCCCCTGGAAAGAAGGGAATGCAAAAAATTTGGATATTGGTTTGATAAGATATGGAAGGATTTGGAAAAACTTGATAAAGGCGATTTATAA
- a CDS encoding ABC transporter permease, protein MKKQDQALYSEEHKKYLKNIKTKKFLILSAQFGILIGVLVLWETLTHFMILDPLFFSSPSRIIKTAGDMFATKEIYDHIGVTVYECVLGFGISTIVGALIAIGLWWSDYLRRVLDPYLVVLNSLPKIALGPAIIVIMGLGAKAIVTMAILICIIITITSVLNGMMSCDPDKILLMKSMGASKFQILYKLLLPYSIPNLISVLKINIGLSWIGTIMGEYLTSRAGLGYLIVYGGQVFKMDLVMTAVFLLCVMAAGMYLLVSLIEKKVYKSR, encoded by the coding sequence ATGAAAAAGCAAGACCAAGCGTTATACTCGGAAGAACATAAAAAATACCTAAAAAATATCAAGACAAAGAAATTCTTAATACTTAGCGCGCAGTTTGGGATACTGATAGGGGTTTTGGTTTTGTGGGAAACGCTTACCCATTTTATGATTTTGGACCCGCTGTTTTTCTCCTCGCCCAGCCGCATAATAAAGACAGCGGGTGATATGTTCGCGACCAAAGAAATTTATGACCATATAGGCGTAACGGTCTACGAGTGCGTTTTGGGCTTTGGGATTTCAACCATAGTAGGCGCGCTTATCGCTATTGGGCTTTGGTGGAGCGATTACTTAAGGCGCGTGCTTGACCCTTATCTTGTGGTTTTGAACAGCTTGCCCAAAATCGCCCTAGGCCCCGCTATAATCGTGATAATGGGCTTGGGCGCAAAGGCTATCGTCACTATGGCGATATTGATTTGCATTATTATCACTATAACATCCGTGTTAAATGGGATGATGTCGTGCGACCCCGACAAAATTTTGCTGATGAAGTCAATGGGCGCAAGCAAATTCCAGATATTGTATAAATTGCTGTTGCCGTATTCTATCCCTAATCTTATTTCGGTTTTGAAAATCAACATCGGGTTGTCTTGGATAGGGACGATAATGGGCGAATATTTGACAAGCCGCGCGGGGCTTGGATACCTGATTGTCTATGGCGGACAGGTGTTTAAAATGGATTTGGTAATGACAGCGGTGTTCTTGCTTTGCGTTATGGCGGCGGGCATGTATCTATTGGTAAGCCTTATAGAAAAAAAGGTTTATAAGTCCAGATAA